The Planktothrix agardhii NIES-204 genomic interval TCCTAATCATACTAATTCTTTGAATAGCCTTAACCTTAAAGGACGGGATTTTATAGCAGTCTCGCCTGGAAATTAGGACATCAACTGATGCTCTAAACTCTTTTCTTCCCTGTTGCCTGTTATAGTCTGTTGACGATAGCGATAATAGGCAGCACAAGCTCCTTCAGAAGAAACCATTGGCGCCCCTAACGGATGTTCGGGAGTGCAACGGGTTCCAAAAACCGGACATTCCTGGGGTTTTTTAATCCCCTGGAGAATTTCACCACTAATACAATCTTGGCAGGGGGAAGAAGCGGGAATTAACTGTTGAGAATTAAACCGTTTTTGAGCATCAAAATTAATATATTTTTGTTTAATTCCTAACCCACTTTGGGGAATTTTTCCCAGTCCTCGCCATTCACGCGGTACAATTTCAAAAACTTCTTGAATGATAGTTTTAGCGGTTTCATTTCCCTCTGGACGCACGGAACGATTATATTGATTTTCTAATTTATATTCTCCCTTTTCCAGTTGTTGAATACATAAATAAATTCCTTGTAAAATATCAATGGGTTCAAACCCAGTTACAACAATTGGAATATTATATTTATCAACAATAGGTTCATATTCCGTATATCCCATCACGGTGCAAACATGACCCGCGGCTAAAAACCCTTGCACCTGACAATTAGGACTTGATAAGAGGGCTTCCATCGCCGGAGGCACCAGAACATGGGATACTAAAAGGGAGAAGTTATTAATATTTTGTTGGTGGGCTTGATAGACTGCCATGGCGGTAATTGGAGCAGTAGTTTCAAAGCCAACGGCAAAGAAAATCACCTGTTTTGTTGGGTTTTGTTGGGCAATTTTTAAACAATCTAAGGGATTATAAATAATTCGGATATCTCCCCCGGTAGCTTTAACACTTAATAGGTCTTTTTCACTCCCCGGAACCCTTAACATATCTCCAAAGGAACAAAAAATAATATTAGGTAAGGAAGCGAGGGCAATAGCTTGATCAATAATATTAATATCAGTAACACAAACGGGACAGCCAGGGCCATGAATTAAGGTAATTTCTGAGGGGAGAAGTTCATCAATTCCATATTTAACAATAGAATGGGTTTGTCCTCCACAAATCTCCATAATTTTCCAGGGTTTTGTGGTGATTGATGCGATCGCTTTTGCATAATCTTGAGCGAGTTTTCCGTCCCGGTATTCGTCAACAAATTTCATAATATTTTCTACCTAGAAATACTTTTGGGGTGATTCTAACACCCTAATGTTAAGGCAGAAATCATAAAAAAGCATTCCCCGGCCGAAACCAGGGAATCATAAAAAAGATATTAACCGCCAACGGTGATCGGTTGTCCATCTGCATCTAATAGCGCCCGTTTCGGGCCGTGAATCGGATCTTCAACAATAATAGTTTGATCTCGACTCGCACCTAGCGAAACAATTGCGATCGGAACTTTCATTAATTCCGCCAAAAATTTCAAATAACTGAGTGCGGCTGGGGGTAAATCTTCTAATTTCCGACAGTCTGCGGTTGATTCTTTCCAGCCCGGAAGTGTTTCATAAATGGGTTCGCAGCGAGCAAAAGTTCGCGCACTACTGGGGAAATGTTCGCACCGTTCGCCATCAATATCGTAGGCGATGCAAACCTTAATTTCATCTAGGCCATCTAAAACATCTAATTTAGTAATGGCCAAACAGTCTAAACCATTAATTCTGACGGCATAACGGCCAATTACCGCATCAAACCAACCGCAACGGCGTTGGCGTCCGGTGGTTGTCCCGAATTCGGCCCCGCGATCGCACAAAACCTGGCCAATTCCATCCACCATTTCTGTCGGGAATGGCCCCTCACCGACCCGGGTAGTATAGGCTTTCGCCACCCCAATCACCCGGTCAATCATCGTCGGGCCAACTCCCGTACCCACACAGGCACCACCCGCAACCGGGTTAGAAGATGTGACATAGGGGTACGTCCCATGATCCAAATCTAACAGTGTCCCTTGTGCCCCTTCAAATAAAATATTCCGTCGATCCTGCACCGCCGCGTAGATTTTTAGTGACGCATCGACGACATGAGGACGCAAGCGTTCTGCATATTGCAGATATTCCTCAATCACCGCTTCCGGGTCAAGGGGCGGGAGATTATAGAGTTTTTCGAGAATAACGTTTTTATTGCTAATCGTCCAGCGCAATTGTTCGGGCAAACTTTCGGTTTCCATCAAATCAATGATCCGAATACCCGTGCGTTCAGACTTATCGGCGTAGGTCGGGCCAATTCCCCTGCCCGTTGTCCCAATCTTTTGAGATCCCCGTTGTTGTTCCGATGCTTGATCCAAGAGGCGATGGTAGGGCATCGTAACATGGGCCGTCTGGGAAATCATCAAATTTTTGGTGGAAATCTTCAGCGACTCCAGTTGATCCAGTTCTTCGATTAAAATTTTGGGATCAATTACGGTTCCTGAACCGATGATGCACTCGGTATCGGGATATAAGATGCCTGAAGGAATCAAGTGCAGTTTGAAGGTTTGATTGTCCACAACAACCGTGTGACCAGCATTTACGCCACCTTGGTAGCGGACAACTACATCTGCTGAACCACTGAGCAGATCGGTTATTTTGCCTTTTCCTTCATCGCCCCACTGGGCACCGATAACAACTACGTTAGCCAAGAGAGTTTTCACTCCGACAGTTTACACAAATCCTGATTATCTGTTATTCCGGGAACTCTGTCAAATTAAGTTTTGTGAAATCTTTTGTGGAGACGCGGCATAGCACCTCTCCACTGAAGATGCTGATCTTGATAAGCTGTACTGCATTTAAACTGTATATTCCAGCGAGCGAGGACGCTCGCACTGCATAGGATTCAAGATTTCTGCATGACTAATTTAGATGCAGCAACAGCTTATCGGTTTTTTCAGCAAAAAAACAGTAATCTGTAGTGCGAGCGTCCTCGCTCGCTAAAATATATGGTTGAAATATATGGTTGAAATATATGGTTGAAATATATGGTTGAAATATATGGTTGAAATATATGGTTGAAATATATGGTTGAAATATATGGTTGAAATATATGGTTGAAATATATGGTTGAAATATATGGTTGAAATATATGGTTGAAATATATGGTTGAAATATATGGTTGAAATATATGGTTGAAATATATGGTTGAAATATATGGTTGAAATTCTCAAAGGATTACAACCTGTTTAGAAGACTTGCTACATTTTTATACAGCTTTTCATTATAACAAAAAAAAATAGGTTTTGGTTGATTATCCTAAAAAACAATAATCTTCATAAAAATACTAGGTTTGACCCCATATTTTTTTAGGGCTGTGCTATGGTGAATAGTCAATATCATCATCAGTTTATTATGCCGTTACACGCCGAGTTACATCGCCATTTAGGGGGTTCAGTTGTACCGCGCATTCTGTGGCGGTATTTCCAACGTCATAACCCTCAGTTTACCCAAGGTTTCGCAGAATATGAAGGGTTTGAAGATTTTTATACCAAGCCCCGCAATACCTTAGATGAATATTTAGAACTGCATACTATGGTTGAAAGTGTGCAGACCGTTGAAACCCTTCCCTATTTTATTTATCGGTTGATGCGCGGGGCTTATACTTTTGAAAATTTAGCCTATTTAGAATTACGTTATACACCCTATTTACGCACCCCAGAACATCTCAGTCAGTCCGAAAGAATTGACTGTATGGCTGAAATTGTGGAAGTCGTCGGAAAAGCCAGTCAACTTAGTAATACTCCAATTATCACCAGCCAAATTTTATGTATGCACACCCGACTTCCCTTTGAGGTCAACCGAGCTATTATTGATTTAGCTGCCCAAATGCCCCAATATGTTTGTGCTGTTGATATCGCCGGAGGGGATAATTATTATGGTCAACGGTTGGATGAATTTATCAATTTGTATAAATATGCCCTATCCTTGGGCTTGAAAACTACCGGACATTTATATGAAACTCCAGAAGGTTGTTATCCTGAATTATTGCCCTATTTAATGAGAATTGGTCACGGTATCCAAATTCCGTTATTACATCCAGAATTATTACCGGAATTAGCCAAAAATAATCAATGTTTAGAGGTTTGTCCCACGACCTATATTAAAACTGGAACCCTCAAGGATATTCAGCAGTTAAAAATAGTTTTTGAACGCTGTTTTGATGCTGGGGTTGATATTGCTATTTGTACCGATAATGCGGGTTTACATAATGTTCGTTTACCCTTTGAATACGAAAATTTATTAACCCTGGATATTATAGAATTTGAACAATTAGAAGCCTGTCAACAAGCCGCCTTTCGTCATGCCTTTGCCTGGCCCCATCAAAACCCACCCACACAAATTCTTCATGGTTTATTAAAACCAGAACTCATCATCAGTTATCAGTAAAGACGTGCCCGATCACAGCCATGCAGTAGGCTATTGGCGCGTCTATACCAGTTATCAGTAATCAGTTGAAAATTGCTTAACAATTAATAAACAATTTCGTCCATCTTCTTCTTGTTCATAACTTAAATAATCAGCAATATCTCGCATTAATTTTAAACCCCTTCCCCCTCCTGAATGGTGATCAATATCCGTGGGAAGATCCTTAATTTGTTTCATTAAATCAAAAGGACTTCCAAAATCCCAGATCCGAATTTCAACTTGTTGCTCTAAAACTGTGACTTCTAAATCAATCTGTAAATCAGAAGAAAGTCCTTTGTGAGCGTGACGAACAGCATTGGTAAATCCCTCCGCTAAAGCTAACTGACAGCGTAGCCAAACGGATTTAGGAATAAAGGACTGATACAGTTGATCAAACCAAGACAAAACCTTAGCTAGACTATCTAGGCTAGAGGGAACTTGAAGTGGAGTAATTTGGGGTAATGGCAATGGTTTTAAACCCTCTTATTCAATCACATTGACACTCCCTGTGCCTAAAGGCATGGGGATTCTTTGTTCGCAGAGCCAACTTGCTCGAACAGGATTTCTCCAGCCTGAGTAGAGGTCAATTCTCCCAAAGCGTTGCTTGCGTGCTTCGCAAAAGTTTCCGTATGTCCTACGGTACTTAATCCTCGACTAAGGATATTTCTAGCTGCGTTTTCATCTCTATCCATTATACAACCGCACCTACAAAGATGGGTTCTAGTGGATAGTGTTGTCTTAACAATTTGACCACAGCTAGAGCAATATGAGCTGGTATATTGCGGATTTACCGCCACCGTGACTCTTTCAAATACTTTACCAAAATATTCAAGCCAGATCCGAAACTGATACCAAGATGCGTCATTAATAGACTTAGCTAAACAATGATTTTTTACCAGATTTTTAACTCTCAAATCTTCGTAGGCTATCAAGTCGTTAGACTGAACTACGCACCGTGCTAATTTTACAGCATGGTCTTTACGTTGCCTACTTATTTTGAGGTGGTGTTTACCTAAAATCTGTCTAGCTTTGCCTCGATTTTTTGAACCTTTTACTTTTCTGGAAATCCGACGTTGTGAACGTTTAAGAACTTTTTCCCCTTGACGGAGAAATTTAGGATTCTCAACCATTATACCATTAGAGTCGGTGTAGTATTCCTTCAAACCCACATCTAAAGTTTTTCTGGAATTGGGGATATCCTTTTTTACCAGGAATTGACTTTTTGCAGTTCTCGTAAAAATGGGAAATAGCAGACCAGGCTCGTTCGGCACTAGATTGTCTAGCTTGAGAGTTGAGTTCATTAGCAAACGGAAAATTCTTAGCCAGCACGGCGCAATATTTGTTTAGATCATACTTATCTATTTTTTTATGATCCATCCAATAGCGTAAACAGCTATTGCGGACAAATTGTGCTGTACGAATCGCTTGATTTACTGCCTCAATCTGACTTGCTTTTCCGTAAGATTTGAACTCAAACACTAACATCGCCTTACCTTTCTTCGTATGTGTTATGCTATATCTTTGGGTACAAGATTGGTTGATATTGCAACAAAAGTTTATAATTAAAGCCTAACTAGAAGTTAGGGGTTTTAAACCCAATTTTCTGATAAACATCGGTATAATCCGATCTGTATATACGGAGCTACCAATGGAAACGGCAAAGCTGTTTATGAGTGGCAATAGTCAGGCGGTATATTTGCCGCAGAGTTATCGATTTTCTGGGGATGAAGTCGTAATTAAACGATTGGGCAATGCAGTGGTCTTGCTGCCGAAGGAAGACCCCTGGCAGGTGATATTTGATGCGATTCAGGAATTCCCAGAGTCGCTGCAAATCGAGCACGATCAATTTAGTCATCCCATTTTACAATTGATTGTTCACATATTCTTTAATCGCTGGTGGGAGGGTGAAGCGCGATCGACCCTTTTCCTTTACTTTTTCAATTAAACACCGACGTACCTCAACACTCATGTTTAAAATTCTGGTTATCGATGATGATGTTGCCATTTTAGAACTTCTTAAAAGAACGCTGAAGAAACAGGGTTATGATGTCAGCGTGGCGACCAATGGTGAAGAAGGCGTACAACAGGCTAAAGAACTATGTCCAGCATTAATTATTTGTGATTGGATCATGCCCAGACTAACGGGAATTGAGGTCTGTCGTCAAATTAAAGCCACCCCAGAATTATCAACAACACAGTTTTTTTTATTAACTTCTTTGGGTTCGGTTTCTGACCGAGTTACGGGGTTAGATGCGGGGGCTGATGATTTTATTTCTAAACCAATTGAAATGAATGAACTCTATGCTAGAGTTCGGGCTGGGTTGAGATTACATCAATTGAGTCAGGATTTACAAACTCAAAAACAACGCATTGAGGCTGAACTCGCCGAAGCTGCTGAGTATGTGCGATCGCTCCTTCCTGAACCTTTAACGGAACCGATTAGAATTGATACCAAATTCATTCCTTCTCGTCAATTAGGCGGTGACTCCTTTGACTATTATTGGCTGGATTCTGACCATTTATCAATTTATTTATTAGATACATCAGGACATGGTTTAAAAGCGGCACTCCCTTCGGTTTCCGTGCTGAATTTACTCCGATCTAGGGCAATTCCTAATATTAATTACTATCAACCCAGTAACGTTTTAAAAGCATTAAATACCACCTTTCAAATGACCTACCAAAACGATAAATATTTTACGATTTGGTATGGGGTTTATGATTTTTCAACTCGAAAATTATTGTATTCTAGTGCTGGTCATCCCCCAGCTATTTTGTTAACTGGCAAAGATCCCAAAAATCTCAAAATTGAAATGTTAAAAACCCGGGGAATGCCAGTTGGAATGTTTTTAGAGGCTGAATATATAGATGCAACCCACGATATTCCAGAATTCAGTAATCTTTATATTTTTAGTGACGGAGTTTATGAAATCCAACAACCGGAGAATACAATGTTGGGTTTAGATGGATTTATCTCTATTTTAACAGAATATAATCATTTACAATCGAACACTTTAGAATCGGTCTTAAATACAGTTAAAAAATACAACGCTGATAATCCTTTTGATGATGATTTCTCCTTACTAAAATTAACTTTTGATTAACCTTTTGCCCAGAATTACTGTCCAGACTTGCGACAGAAACGTAAAACTTAACCGATGGTGAAATTGGGAAACACCAATCTGTTTGAATTCAGATTACCCCCCGTTTTCACCCTAACTTATTGACCCAATTGAATAATCACTTCCAAAAATTTTTCTTGGTTTTCAAAAATCTCGAATACCCGATCCATGCTGGTAAGTTCAAATAAAATCTTAATTTGCTCATTAATAGAGCAAACAAATAATTTACTTCCAGCCGCTCTCACTCCTTTCAAAGCTAAGACCAATGCACCCAAACCAGAACTATCCATAAACGTGACATCTTGGAAGTCAATTAATATGATCTTGGCTCCTTTTTCAACTAAAGCAACAATATCCTGCCGAAATTGACTTGCTTTAGTGCCATCCAAAATCCCGTTAGGTTTAAGAATTTTAACATCAGAACTCATAGTTTTCTAAGGGTTGAACCCTCCATAAGACTCGCTCGACTCCGTTAGTATAGCTTTGAGTTGAACTCCATGCCAAATACATCCGTTTAACTCAAACACGCCTATACCGGACTGACCTTAGCGCGATAGAGCAGTTTACTTCCATATCGGTATCCAGTATATCGCACAATCACTGGTTCTCCGGGTTTAGCCGTTCCCTCCAAAAGCTGATGGAGATGGGGTTCATAGGGAACTTCTGCCCCAACAGGTGCGATCGCTTCTACCCCCCATTCTCCCATAAGCTGCTCTACCGGACTTACAAAACGTAATAATTTGACCGCCGGGAGTTGGGGATTTTCTTGAACCCGATACACCACCGTCGGCCATTGCAAGAGCCAGGACTCCAGGGTGTGCAGACTTTCCTGTTTCCATTCCTCGCGCAACACAGAGCGTTGTTGTTCTATCTGGGTTTGTAAACGTTGATATTCCTGTTCTAAATTCCCTTCAGAGGCTTTTTCTTCATCTGGGACAGAACCTGGAGCAAACACGGATAAGAGTTCCGTCAGGGAAATCTTTAAACCCTGGCTAATTTTCAGCAAAACACCCACAGGGGTTTGCAGTGCAAGTCCCCGTCGCAGTCGAATAATCTGTAATGGGGAAACCCCAGCATTTTGACTCAGTTCTTCTAGGCTAGAAACCCCCGCCCGTTGCATTAATTCCTGCAATTGGGAAGTATAATCGGGCAACACAGATTCACTCATTGTAAGTTTTAGTTCACGAGTTATCGAAAATTCTGGGTTTAAAACCCCTAAGTTCCACTTAGGCTTTTTATTCTATTTTAGTGTATACTAAAGAAGAAGATTTTAACCAGAAATAATGAAGTTAAGGTATCGTTACCGAATCTATCCAACAGACCAACAAAAGAGGCTGATGTCTCAACTATTTGGGTGCTGTCGAGTAGTTTTTAACGATGCCTTGGCTTACTGCCAAGACCAATATCATGCAGGTAATAAAAAACCTTCTAGTAGTGAACTTTCTAAAAGACTTACAGAGCTCAAGAAAACCGAGGAAAAGCAATGGTTAACAGAAGTTTCTGCTATTCCCTTGCAGCAATCTTTAATGGATTTATAACAGGCTTATGCTAACTTTTTCAAATCCTGTAAAGGACAAAGAAAAGGAAAGAAAGTCAAACCGCCTAGATTTAAAAAACGTAAGTCTAAACAGTCTGCTAAGTTCACCGATAATGGTTTTAAACTCTATTCCAATTCAGATTACATTTACCTAGCTAAAATTGGTGATATTAAAGTAGTCTGGAGTAGAGAATTACCCACCGTTCCTTCTAGTGCTACCCTGATTAAAGACAGTGCTGACAGATATTTTGTTAGCTTTGTAGTTGAGTTTAATCCTCAACAGTTACCTCAAAACGGACAAAGTGTAGGAATTGATTTAGGAATCACTGACTTTGCTACATTAAGCAACGGTGAAAAAGTTAAATCTCCTAAACCTTTAAACAAACAGTTAAAGCGTTTAAGCAGATTACAACGTAATTTGTCAAGAAAACAGAAAGGTAGCAAAAGAAGGGAGGTTGCTAGAAAGAAGTTAGCTAGACTTCACGCTAAAATTTCTGATACCAGAAATGATTTTTTGCAGAAACTGTCAACTAAGATTATTCGTGAAAACCAAACAATAGTCTTACAAGATTTGAATGTGTCGGGGATGGTTAAAAACCGGAAATTAGCCCGTGCCATTAGTGACTTAGGTTGGCAGTATTTTAGAACTATGTTAGAGGCTAAATCAGTCATGTACGGGCGTGATTTTCGAGTGATTGATAGATGGACTCCAACTTCTCAAACTTGCTCTTGCTGTAGTTTTCGCGGTGGCAAAAAAGAGTTAAATGTTAGAGAGTGGATTTGTTGGAATTGTGGCATTTTTCACGATCGAGATGTTAACTGCCATCATTGACAGCTCTTTAATTGCCTTGTAAATGGGATTCTAAGAACCACAAGCGCTGATCAATGGCGCGGGAAATTCCAGTATACAAATCGGCTGTATCTGCGTCGCCTAGTGCGCCTGTTTTGTCAATGGCTTCTCGAACCATTTTGCCATAAGCAGCATAGCGATCGGCTAAAGCCACCACATAATCTTGATCATTAGCCAGATCTAAGGGAAATTCAGGTAAAATTGTATCGGCAACCGCCATCCGAGCCGTTCCCATGGCTGTTCCTCCCAAGGTCGTTGCCCGTTCTGCAATTAAATCCACATATCCTTCTAATTCCGTTGCCATTTCATCAAACAGCAAATGCAACTGATAGAAATTAATCCCTTTGACATTCCAGTGGGCTTGTTTAACTTGGGTTTTTAAGTCTAAGGTTGTGGCTAAACTGTGATTGAGAATATTGATAACTTCGGCGCGAGTTGTTTCAGGTAAATCAATCCGAGTTGCATAAAGACGTTGTTTGCGGTTGGTTGTCACCATTATTGAAAATTCTCCTTTAAGGGTTTTATCAGATTATAGCAACCGACATGACTATTAAGACAAAATATAGGTGGCAATTCCCGCCCACCCACCGAATCTATATCCTAAGCGTTATAGTAAATGCTATAAGCTGTTGTGCATTTAAACTGTATATTCCAGCGAGCGAGGACGCTCGCACTGCATAAGATTCAAGATTTCTGCATGACCAATTTAGATGCTGAACAGCTTACAACTAATTTAAAATTGCTATATAATATAGGAATCCTAAATAAATTCTAAGGATTTCAGACCTTGATAAAATAACTAAAAGTTCATTACCCATTACCCATTATCCATTACCCATTACCCAAATACAATGAGTGTAAAAGACAAACCTAAATTTCCCCGTAATCTTCCCATCGGAAGTATCCTATTTTGGTTAGGAATTATATTTTTAATTGCTAACCTCACCTTACCCGGATTATTCGGGCCACAAGTTCCCCAGGTTCCCTATAGTTTATTCATTAAACAAGTCGAAGATGGACAAGTATCCCAAGTTTATCTCAGCCAAGATCAAATCCGCTATTTAGTCAAAAGCGAACAAGAAGAAACCGGACAAATCCTATCAACTACCCCAATTTTTGATATGGATTTACCCAAACGTTTAGAAGCCAAAGGGGTCGAATTTGCCGCTGCCGCACCCCCTAAAAATACATGGTTTTCTAGTTTACTCGGTTGGGTGATTCCCCCCTTAATTTTTGTCGGAATTTGGGTAGCTGTCGGACAATTTATGCAAAGTCGCGGCGGAGGTTTTGGCGGGCCCCAGGGGGCACTTTCTATTAGTAAGAGTAAAGCCAAGGTTTATGTCGAAAATGATGCTACTAAAGTCACCTTTCAAGATGTAGCCGGGGTAGAAGAAGCCAAAACCGAATTAGAAGAAGTGGTGGAATTCTTAAAGACTCCTGAACGATTTTTAAAGATAGGAGCTAGAATTCCTAAAGGGGTGTTATTAGTTGGCCCCCCAGGAACAGGAAAAACTCTATTAGCCAAAGCCGTAGCCGGAGAAGCAGGTGTTCCATTCTTTAGCATTTCTGGTTCAGAATTCGTAGAATTGTTCGTCGGTGCAGGCGCGGCGCGAGTTCGAGATTTATTTGAACAAGCCAAAAAGAAAGCCCCCTGTATCATCTTTATTGACGAATTAGATGCCATTGGAAAATCCCGTTCCAGTGGCGGAATATATGGGGGAAATGATGAACGAGAACAAACCCTAAACCAGTTATTAACCGAGATGGATGGGTTTGCCGCCGGACAAGCGACGGTGATAGTTTTAGCTGCTACCAACCGCCCCGAAACCTTAGACCCGGCCTTACTGCGTCCCGGTCGATTTGATCGCCAAGTTTTAGTTGATCGTCCTGATTTATCCGGTCGTTTAATGATCCTAGAAATCTATGCTAAAAAAGTTAAAATCGGGCCCGATGTGGAGTTAAAAGCGATCGCTACTCGTACCCCTGGTTTTGCTGGCGCAGATTTAGCTAATATAGTTAATGAAGCTGCCTTATTAGCTGCTAGAAATAAACGGGAAACCGTGAGTCAAGCCGACTTTGCTGAAGCCATTGAAAGGGTGATTGCTGGGTTAGAAAAAAAATCCAGGGTTCTTAACGAAAAAGAGAAGAAAATTGTCGCCTATCATGAAGTTGGTCATGCCATTGTTGGGTCAGTAGTATCCGGTCAAAATAAAGTTGCTAAAATCTCAATTGTGCCACGGGGAATGGCGGCTTTAGGATATACTTTACAACTGCCCACCGAAGACCGTTTCTTACTCAGTGAAGAAGAAATTAAAGCCGAAATTGCTACTTTATTAGGGGGACGTTCGGCCGAAGAAGTTGTGTTTGGAAGTATTACCACAGGCGCAACAAATGACCTGCAACGGGCAACGGATTTAGCCGAACGGATGGTCACCAGTTATGGGATGAGTAAGGTATTGGGGCCATTGGCCTATGAAAAGGGTCAACAAAATACCTTCCTCGGTGATAATATGATGACGAATCCTCGCCGTTATGTCAGTGATGAAACCGCAAAAGCCATTGATGATGAGGTGAAACAATTAGTTGAAAACGCCCATGAAATTGCCCTAGATATCCTGAATCAAAATAAAGATTTAATGGAGCAAATTGCCCAACAAATCTTAGAAACAGAAGTGATTGAAGGGGAGAATTTACAACACTTGTTAAATCAAGTTAAATATCAGACTAAAGTTGTCACTGCGATCGCATAATTAATCTATCCCCCTCTTGTTTTTCGTTCCCTGGTTCCACCAGGGAATGCCGATCAGAGGCTCTGCCTCTAAAAATACTATCCTATTGGGAGAAGGGTGGCAGAGCCACCCTAGGAGCATTTCTAGGTAGAACCTAGAAACGAGGTTAATGAGAGTAAACTAGAACCAAATTTTATGAGTATTAAAAAAAGACCTAAATTACCCAGTTATCAAAAAATTACCCAATTTTTATTAATCTCAGCCGGGGTAATATTAATCGGAAATTGGTTGTTTCCCCAACTGACTCGTCCTCGGTTTCCTAAAGTTCCCTATAGTTTTTTTATCCAACAAATAGAAGATGGTAAAGTCTCAAAAGTTTTAGTCGGAGAAAACGAAATTCTTTACCAAATTAAAGGAAAAGATAATCAACCGGAAAGTGTTTTATCCACAACCCCAATTTTTGATTTAGAACTTCCCAAACGCTTAGAAGCCAAAGGGATCGAATTCGCCGCCGCTCCTCCTCCTAAACAAAGTTGGGTTAATGTTGTCTTAAATTGGGTAATTCCGCCTTTAATTTTAGTAGTGGCGTTTCAATATTTTATGAAACGAGATCCCCAAGGAGCATTATCAATTAATAAAAGTAAAGCCAAGGTTTTTGTTAAAGGTCAAACCGATAATATTACCTTTGCCGATGTGGCGGGAGTTGATGAAGCCACAACCGAATTAGCCGAAATAGTTGATTTCCTGAAAAGTCCCCAAAGATTCACCGAAATTGGGGCGAAAATTCCCAAAGGTGTGCTATTAGTTGGCCCCCCAGGAACCGGAAAAACCCTATTAGGAAAAGCCGT includes:
- a CDS encoding anti-sigma factor antagonist, with amino-acid sequence MSSDVKILKPNGILDGTKASQFRQDIVALVEKGAKIILIDFQDVTFMDSSGLGALVLALKGVRAAGSKLFVCSINEQIKILFELTSMDRVFEIFENQEKFLEVIIQLGQ
- a CDS encoding putative transposase, encoding MKLRYRYRIYPTDQQKRLMSQLFGCCRVVFNDALAYCQDQYHAGNKKPSSSELSKRLTELKKTEEKQWLTEVSAIPLQQSLMDL
- a CDS encoding putative transposase, giving the protein MSRKQKGSKRREVARKKLARLHAKISDTRNDFLQKLSTKIIRENQTIVLQDLNVSGMVKNRKLARAISDLGWQYFRTMLEAKSVMYGRDFRVIDRWTPTSQTCSCCSFRGGKKELNVREWICWNCGIFHDRDVNCHH
- the dps gene encoding starvation-inducible DNA-binding protein, giving the protein MVTTNRKQRLYATRIDLPETTRAEVINILNHSLATTLDLKTQVKQAHWNVKGINFYQLHLLFDEMATELEGYVDLIAERATTLGGTAMGTARMAVADTILPEFPLDLANDQDYVVALADRYAAYGKMVREAIDKTGALGDADTADLYTGISRAIDQRLWFLESHLQGN
- the ftsH_2 gene encoding cell division protein FtsH: MSVKDKPKFPRNLPIGSILFWLGIIFLIANLTLPGLFGPQVPQVPYSLFIKQVEDGQVSQVYLSQDQIRYLVKSEQEETGQILSTTPIFDMDLPKRLEAKGVEFAAAAPPKNTWFSSLLGWVIPPLIFVGIWVAVGQFMQSRGGGFGGPQGALSISKSKAKVYVENDATKVTFQDVAGVEEAKTELEEVVEFLKTPERFLKIGARIPKGVLLVGPPGTGKTLLAKAVAGEAGVPFFSISGSEFVELFVGAGAARVRDLFEQAKKKAPCIIFIDELDAIGKSRSSGGIYGGNDEREQTLNQLLTEMDGFAAGQATVIVLAATNRPETLDPALLRPGRFDRQVLVDRPDLSGRLMILEIYAKKVKIGPDVELKAIATRTPGFAGADLANIVNEAALLAARNKRETVSQADFAEAIERVIAGLEKKSRVLNEKEKKIVAYHEVGHAIVGSVVSGQNKVAKISIVPRGMAALGYTLQLPTEDRFLLSEEEIKAEIATLLGGRSAEEVVFGSITTGATNDLQRATDLAERMVTSYGMSKVLGPLAYEKGQQNTFLGDNMMTNPRRYVSDETAKAIDDEVKQLVENAHEIALDILNQNKDLMEQIAQQILETEVIEGENLQHLLNQVKYQTKVVTAIA